One genomic segment of Paenibacillus sp. FSL H8-0332 includes these proteins:
- a CDS encoding discoidin domain-containing protein → MVYSKSLRRKRGISGTALILSIVMLLSLVQVLPPGRAYAADSYLLSTDRPAYASGTEGNNTPDLAVDGNTGSRWSSSWGTDPNWIYVDLGATATVDHVVLRWEGAYAKAYKIQVSADELNWSDVYSTTTGDGGVDELTLSGTGRYVRVFATERNLTQYGISLYEFEVYGTGGVNPPPVVLGPNVALNKSAAASSYQVADYLPPGSTLPELAADGNLSTRWSSNATDNEWLSVDLGSVRTLGRIIINWEAAAGRIYDIQVSNNGSSWTTVYRELHGDGGTLNLPVYASGRYLRMKGISRATSFGYSIFEFQAYDYVAGDPKPVYNIPALPALTTVAVGQGSHAANDLSVPQPKYPLYKSDALTAPLPSNEWWQSIMINQLGNGIVTLPLKSKYTKQGLSILNPGAGYLSADGKAQEAGGSSDLFLMAGNINTSGMSNRITGYGDWSATAVLSDGAAEKLKTTFVKGSPYLYSQFSDPSSPEVYLPAGARFFNDSNTTILAADGDTVTADHIGIAVTNSNGAPTPEMVTRHYGLYAPAGTTFKRVGAKLKIQLGGGQNYLSLSALPAPSNLNYFYQHGYAFVMDTKVAYTFNETTSDVTTTFNAVTELKRSGFPNTTLMAQLPHQWKVTTTPLTAVSFPSIRGTMKVTEGNSFATTDKFHGIVPQFTEPGDSTYSRQDLLNYLALLDTDTATNLMQADAYWQGKKLHPLAMGVLIADQIGNESYKNLFLSRMKTVLTDWYTYTSGETDYYFDYNSDWGTLIYKNSEFGANSGITDHHFTYGYYVFASAVLATYDTDFRNKFSGMVDELIRDYANPSKTDPKYPYFRNFDPYEGHSWAGGYADNDSGNNQEAAGESLFGWVGQYMWSTLTGNTAFRDASIMGFTTELRAVQQYWFNYDQDNWLPGYTHKTVGQIYGSSNFFGTFFNGNPVYVYGIHWLPTAEYLTSYGFDTAKAAGLYSGFVADNGGPEPDWYHIVWPIQALSDPQAVLNKWNPALPQQNELYNTYWFVHNMATLGSRTKDIWAENGYSATVYKKGSAYRALVWNPTNAAITVTFRNSGGVTGSAVVEAKKLVKVDPTKVTTDTLLTPPAMTADTTQNAAGQPIELTFTDNAAWRNAINAVKVDGTTAAATDYTVAAGAITLNPVLFPTAKTYTVTVTADKYSDTSVQQVITGSTTPTGNLALNKAVTVSENPKQPAAAAVDGNPGTRWESDFSDPQWIQVDLGSAQTVGRVLLDWEGAYAKAYTIETSADGTNWTTVYMTTTGDGAADDISFTPVNARYVKVNGTQRGTQYGYSLWELEVYGSGGAVTPTAPPALTADTTQNTAGQPIELTFTDNAAWRNAITAVKVDGVTAAAANYTVAAGTITLNTELFPSAKTYTITVTAEGYNDAFVQQVITGGTTPTVNLALNKAVTASENLKQPAAGAVDGDLGTRWESAFSDPQWIQVDLGSAQTVSRVLLNWEGAYAKAYTIETSADGTNWTTAYTSTAGDGDIDDISFTPVSSRYVKVNGTQRGTQYGYSLWELSVY, encoded by the coding sequence ATGGTATATTCAAAATCTTTAAGACGCAAGAGGGGAATCAGCGGGACCGCTCTTATTCTAAGCATCGTCATGCTGCTGAGTCTCGTGCAGGTTCTTCCGCCCGGACGGGCATATGCCGCGGACTCTTATCTGCTCTCCACAGACCGGCCGGCGTATGCATCGGGCACGGAGGGCAATAATACCCCGGATCTGGCGGTGGACGGCAATACAGGTTCCCGGTGGAGCAGTTCATGGGGGACGGACCCGAACTGGATTTATGTGGATCTCGGGGCAACTGCAACGGTAGACCACGTTGTGCTCCGCTGGGAAGGGGCATACGCCAAAGCTTACAAAATCCAGGTATCCGCTGACGAATTGAACTGGAGTGATGTCTACTCCACAACTACGGGTGATGGCGGTGTGGATGAGCTCACGCTCAGTGGCACCGGCCGGTATGTCCGGGTATTTGCTACGGAGCGAAACCTGACGCAATACGGTATCTCCCTCTATGAGTTCGAGGTATATGGCACCGGCGGCGTTAATCCTCCTCCGGTGGTTCTGGGGCCGAATGTGGCCTTGAACAAGTCTGCGGCAGCTTCATCCTATCAGGTGGCCGACTATCTCCCTCCCGGCTCAACCCTGCCGGAACTAGCGGCGGACGGTAACCTGAGCACACGCTGGTCTTCCAACGCTACCGATAATGAATGGCTGAGCGTTGACCTTGGCAGTGTGCGCACGCTGGGCCGGATTATTATTAACTGGGAGGCCGCTGCCGGCCGGATCTATGATATTCAGGTCTCGAATAACGGCAGCTCATGGACTACGGTATACCGCGAGCTTCACGGCGACGGAGGCACACTTAATCTTCCCGTCTATGCCAGCGGCCGCTATCTGCGGATGAAGGGCATCAGCAGAGCCACCTCCTTCGGGTACTCGATCTTTGAATTCCAGGCCTATGATTATGTGGCAGGCGATCCCAAGCCGGTCTATAACATTCCGGCCCTGCCGGCGCTGACCACAGTGGCCGTAGGCCAGGGCAGCCATGCCGCGAATGACCTCTCGGTACCCCAGCCTAAATATCCGCTGTACAAATCGGATGCGCTGACTGCGCCGCTGCCTTCCAATGAATGGTGGCAGTCGATCATGATTAATCAGCTTGGTAACGGCATCGTTACTCTTCCGCTCAAATCGAAATATACCAAGCAGGGCCTAAGTATTCTGAACCCGGGTGCAGGCTACTTAAGCGCCGACGGCAAGGCGCAGGAAGCGGGGGGAAGCTCGGACCTGTTCCTGATGGCCGGCAACATTAATACTTCGGGGATGTCGAATCGGATTACCGGTTACGGCGACTGGTCGGCGACTGCGGTGTTAAGCGATGGCGCTGCGGAGAAGCTGAAGACAACGTTCGTCAAAGGCTCGCCTTACCTCTATTCGCAGTTCAGCGATCCGTCCAGTCCTGAAGTGTATCTGCCGGCCGGGGCCCGCTTCTTTAATGACAGCAATACTACGATTCTGGCTGCAGACGGCGACACCGTGACTGCAGACCATATCGGCATTGCGGTCACCAATTCCAACGGGGCGCCAACGCCTGAAATGGTAACCAGACACTATGGTCTGTATGCTCCGGCCGGTACAACCTTCAAGCGGGTGGGCGCCAAGCTCAAAATTCAGCTGGGAGGAGGCCAGAATTACCTGTCCCTGTCGGCTCTTCCGGCACCGTCCAATCTGAATTATTTCTACCAGCACGGCTATGCCTTCGTGATGGATACGAAGGTGGCCTATACCTTCAACGAGACGACCTCTGATGTCACGACCACCTTCAATGCGGTGACAGAACTCAAGCGTTCGGGCTTCCCGAATACCACGCTGATGGCACAGCTTCCCCACCAGTGGAAGGTGACCACAACACCGCTGACCGCCGTCTCCTTCCCGTCCATCCGCGGAACGATGAAGGTGACAGAGGGCAATTCGTTCGCCACTACGGATAAATTCCACGGCATTGTGCCGCAGTTCACCGAGCCGGGCGATTCTACCTATTCCCGTCAGGATCTGCTGAATTACCTGGCGCTGCTGGATACAGACACCGCCACCAATCTGATGCAGGCCGATGCGTACTGGCAGGGCAAGAAGCTGCATCCGCTGGCCATGGGTGTGCTGATCGCCGATCAGATCGGCAATGAGAGCTACAAGAATCTGTTCCTCTCCCGGATGAAGACGGTGCTTACAGACTGGTATACGTACACCTCGGGGGAAACCGATTATTATTTCGACTACAACTCTGACTGGGGAACACTGATCTATAAAAACAGCGAGTTCGGCGCGAACTCCGGCATCACGGACCATCATTTCACGTATGGCTATTATGTTTTTGCATCGGCCGTGCTCGCCACCTATGATACCGACTTCAGAAATAAATTCAGCGGAATGGTCGATGAGCTGATCCGGGATTATGCCAATCCGTCGAAGACAGACCCTAAGTACCCGTACTTCCGCAACTTCGACCCGTATGAAGGTCATTCCTGGGCCGGCGGGTATGCGGACAATGACAGCGGCAATAACCAGGAAGCAGCAGGGGAATCGCTGTTCGGCTGGGTCGGCCAATATATGTGGAGCACGCTGACCGGCAATACAGCCTTCCGCGATGCGTCCATTATGGGCTTCACGACGGAGCTTAGAGCAGTACAGCAGTACTGGTTCAACTACGACCAGGATAACTGGCTGCCGGGCTATACGCATAAAACGGTGGGCCAGATTTACGGAAGCTCGAATTTCTTCGGCACCTTTTTCAACGGGAATCCGGTGTATGTCTATGGCATTCACTGGCTGCCTACAGCAGAATATTTAACCAGCTACGGGTTCGATACGGCTAAGGCGGCTGGATTATACAGCGGCTTCGTGGCCGATAACGGCGGGCCGGAACCGGACTGGTACCATATTGTCTGGCCGATCCAGGCGCTGAGCGATCCGCAGGCGGTGCTGAATAAATGGAATCCGGCACTGCCGCAGCAGAACGAATTGTACAACACGTACTGGTTCGTGCACAATATGGCCACGCTTGGATCACGCACCAAAGACATTTGGGCGGAGAACGGCTACAGTGCAACGGTGTATAAAAAAGGTTCCGCCTACCGCGCGCTGGTCTGGAATCCGACGAATGCGGCCATAACCGTTACGTTCCGCAACAGCGGAGGAGTGACAGGCTCGGCTGTAGTCGAAGCCAAGAAGCTGGTGAAGGTGGACCCGACGAAGGTCACCACGGATACGCTGCTTACTCCGCCTGCCATGACAGCCGATACCACTCAGAACGCAGCCGGCCAACCGATTGAGCTGACGTTCACGGACAATGCGGCCTGGAGAAATGCAATCAATGCGGTGAAGGTGGATGGAACGACGGCGGCCGCAACGGATTATACCGTAGCAGCCGGTGCAATCACACTGAACCCTGTGCTGTTCCCTACGGCGAAGACTTACACGGTTACAGTCACTGCGGACAAATATAGTGATACTTCGGTGCAGCAGGTGATTACCGGCAGCACAACGCCAACAGGGAACCTTGCGCTGAACAAGGCGGTGACTGTCTCGGAGAATCCGAAGCAGCCCGCTGCCGCAGCTGTGGACGGGAACCCGGGCACGCGCTGGGAATCAGACTTCAGTGATCCCCAGTGGATTCAGGTGGATCTTGGCTCTGCACAGACGGTTGGCCGCGTGCTGCTGGACTGGGAGGGGGCGTATGCCAAAGCCTACACGATCGAAACCTCGGCAGACGGTACAAACTGGACCACGGTGTATATGACGACAACCGGGGACGGGGCTGCCGATGATATCAGCTTCACTCCGGTCAATGCGCGGTATGTGAAAGTGAACGGGACGCAGCGCGGCACGCAGTACGGCTATTCCTTATGGGAACTGGAAGTGTACGGCAGCGGCGGGGCCGTGACGCCAACCGCTCCGCCTGCACTGACAGCCGATACCACCCAGAACACCGCCGGTCAGCCGATTGAGCTGACGTTCACGGACAATGCGGCCTGGAGAAATGCAATTACTGCGGTGAAGGTGGATGGAGTGACCGCAGCGGCAGCGAATTATACTGTGGCAGCGGGTACAATCACACTGAACACTGAGCTGTTCCCCTCGGCGAAGACTTACACGATTACAGTCACTGCTGAGGGATACAATGATGCTTTTGTGCAGCAGGTGATTACCGGCGGCACAACGCCAACTGTGAACCTTGCGCTGAACAAGGCGGTGACCGCTTCGGAGAATCTGAAGCAGCCCGCTGCCGGTGCTGTGGACGGAGATCTTGGCACCCGCTGGGAGTCGGCCTTCAGTGATCCGCAGTGGATTCAGGTGGATCTCGGCTCTGCCCAGACGGTCAGCCGCGTCCTGCTGAACTGGGAGGGGGCATACGCCAAAGCCTACACAATTGAGACTTCAGCAGACGGCACGAACTGGACAACGGCGTATACGTCGACAGCCGGGGACGGAGACATCGACGATATCAGCTTCACCCCGGTCAGCTCGCGGTACGTGAAAGTGAACGGGACGCAGCGCGGCACACAATATGGCTACTCTTTATGGGAATTGTCCGTCTATTAG
- the uvrC gene encoding excinuclease ABC subunit UvrC gives MDYMDNIRNKLALLPDLPGCYLMKNQEGTIIYVGKAKVLKNRVRSYFTGSHNGKTQRLVANIVDFEYIVTSSNMEALILECNLIKKHMPRYNVLLKDDKTFPYLKITNEAHPRLEVTRRVLKDKAKYFGPYPNSYAAQQTKKLLDRMYPLRKCGVMPKEVCLYYHMGQCLAPCEKEVPKSAYEEIIQNISSFLGGGHDAVRKDLQKKMQEAAEELYFERAKELRDQIQHIDAVMEKQKINTADTKDRDVFGYAVDKGWMCVQILYMRQGKMIQRHSSAFPFYGEAYSDFMSYVTQYYSDNPALPQEILLPDMASAGMLPPEADSAAGQGSGGPEAGGMPSGQALMAALGAEDESEASVQTGETVSAGEALAAALAAADDAVQGQEEQEEQEAVAEGTVDAAGGAAALQEWLGIKVLVPQRGLKKQMIGMACQNSRVALNEKFRLIERDEERTSGAASSLGQSLGLDSLNRIEAFDNSNIQGANPVSAMVVFIDGKPSRKEYRKYKVRTVQGPDDYETMREVIRRRYERVLKENLPQPDLIVVDGGKGQISSAIDILQNELGLFIPVCGLVKDDKHRTAQLLVGDSAEPVSLARDSQEFYLLQRIQDEVHRFAITFHREQRGKSMVTSKLDSIPGIGDKRRKLLLKHFGSLKKIKEASIEDFKVLSIGEKLAGQILEALKDEEPSI, from the coding sequence ATGGATTATATGGATAATATCCGCAACAAGCTTGCGCTGCTGCCCGATCTGCCCGGCTGCTACCTGATGAAGAATCAAGAGGGTACGATTATATATGTGGGCAAGGCCAAGGTGCTGAAGAACCGCGTGCGTTCTTATTTCACCGGCAGCCATAACGGGAAGACGCAGCGGCTGGTCGCCAATATTGTGGATTTCGAATATATCGTGACGTCGAGCAATATGGAAGCACTCATTCTGGAGTGCAATCTGATCAAGAAGCATATGCCGCGCTACAACGTGCTGCTGAAGGATGACAAGACCTTTCCTTATCTGAAAATCACCAACGAAGCTCATCCGCGCCTGGAGGTTACCCGCCGGGTGCTGAAAGATAAAGCTAAATATTTCGGCCCGTATCCGAACAGCTACGCGGCTCAGCAGACCAAGAAGCTGCTGGACCGGATGTATCCGCTGCGCAAATGCGGGGTAATGCCGAAGGAGGTCTGCCTGTACTATCACATGGGCCAATGCCTGGCGCCGTGCGAGAAGGAAGTGCCGAAGTCTGCTTATGAGGAGATCATCCAGAACATTTCGTCGTTCCTCGGCGGAGGGCATGATGCGGTGAGGAAGGATCTGCAGAAGAAGATGCAGGAGGCGGCCGAGGAGCTGTATTTCGAGCGGGCCAAGGAGCTGCGCGACCAGATTCAGCACATCGATGCCGTGATGGAGAAGCAGAAGATCAATACGGCTGATACCAAGGACCGTGACGTCTTTGGTTATGCGGTGGATAAGGGCTGGATGTGTGTGCAGATTCTGTATATGCGGCAGGGTAAAATGATTCAGCGCCACTCGTCGGCTTTTCCGTTCTACGGGGAAGCGTACAGTGACTTCATGTCTTATGTGACGCAGTATTACAGCGACAATCCCGCGCTGCCGCAGGAGATCCTGCTGCCGGATATGGCAAGTGCCGGAATGCTTCCGCCGGAAGCAGATAGCGCCGCTGGTCAGGGAAGCGGCGGACCGGAGGCTGGGGGAATGCCGAGCGGACAGGCGCTGATGGCAGCCTTAGGCGCAGAGGATGAGTCGGAGGCCAGTGTGCAGACCGGTGAGACGGTCAGCGCAGGTGAGGCACTTGCGGCTGCTCTGGCAGCGGCTGATGACGCTGTGCAGGGGCAGGAGGAGCAGGAGGAGCAGGAGGCGGTAGCCGAAGGGACCGTGGATGCGGCTGGAGGCGCAGCCGCCCTGCAGGAATGGCTGGGCATCAAGGTGCTGGTGCCGCAGCGCGGGCTGAAGAAGCAGATGATCGGCATGGCCTGCCAGAACAGCCGGGTCGCGTTGAATGAGAAATTCCGCCTGATTGAGCGGGATGAAGAGCGTACCTCCGGGGCGGCCAGCAGTCTGGGGCAGAGCCTGGGGCTGGACTCGCTGAACCGGATCGAAGCTTTTGATAACTCGAATATCCAGGGGGCCAATCCGGTCTCGGCCATGGTGGTCTTCATCGACGGCAAGCCTTCCCGCAAAGAGTACCGCAAGTATAAGGTCCGCACCGTACAAGGGCCGGATGATTATGAGACGATGCGCGAGGTGATCCGGCGGCGTTATGAACGGGTGCTGAAGGAGAATCTGCCGCAGCCGGATCTGATCGTAGTCGATGGAGGGAAGGGCCAGATCTCTTCGGCGATCGACATTCTGCAGAATGAGCTGGGGTTGTTCATTCCGGTCTGCGGTCTGGTCAAGGATGACAAGCACAGAACCGCCCAGCTGCTGGTGGGCGATTCCGCTGAGCCGGTCTCGCTTGCCAGAGACAGCCAGGAGTTCTACCTGCTGCAGCGTATCCAGGATGAGGTTCACCGGTTCGCCATTACGTTCCACCGGGAGCAGCGCGGCAAGTCGATGGTCACCTCGAAGCTGGATTCGATTCCGGGCATCGGGGATAAGCGCCGGAAGCTGCTGCTGAAGCATTTCGGCTCGCTCAAGAAGATCAAGGAAGCCTCCATTGAGGATTTCAAGGTGCTGTCCATCGGCGAGAAGCTGGCCGGCCAGATTCTGGAGGCGCTGAAGGACGAGGAGCCGTCAATCTAA
- the trxA gene encoding thioredoxin — translation MAIVNVSDQSFVNEVEGQGTVVVDFWAPWCGPCKMLAPILEELSTELGDDVKIAKLNVDENPETASRFGVMSIPTLIFFKDGQPVDKVVGLNSKDSLKNIVAKHQ, via the coding sequence ATGGCTATCGTAAACGTGTCTGACCAATCCTTCGTGAACGAAGTGGAAGGTCAAGGTACTGTAGTAGTAGATTTCTGGGCACCTTGGTGCGGCCCTTGCAAAATGCTTGCCCCTATTCTCGAGGAATTGTCCACCGAGCTGGGTGACGATGTGAAGATCGCTAAATTGAATGTAGATGAGAATCCTGAGACAGCTTCCCGTTTTGGAGTAATGAGTATTCCTACTCTGATCTTCTTCAAAGACGGTCAGCCTGTGGACAAAGTCGTAGGACTGAACTCCAAGGATTCCCTTAAGAATATCGTTGCCAAACATCAATAA
- a CDS encoding GNAT family N-acetyltransferase, which translates to MIHIRPMEPQEYDFLMDMHYESIHIEQGKPPRSELLNSPGIAKYNEHWGRQGDRAVIALVDNQPAGAAWYRLFDETNQGYGFVDAQTPELGVAIRSDYRQQGLGIRLMEGIIQQALSDGYPSLSLSVDSENQAAVRLYNKLGFEYVGTAGTSWTMKLNLRDKV; encoded by the coding sequence ATGATACATATAAGACCTATGGAACCGCAGGAATATGATTTTCTTATGGATATGCATTACGAGTCCATTCATATTGAACAAGGGAAGCCTCCCAGAAGTGAGCTGCTGAATTCTCCGGGGATTGCGAAGTACAACGAACATTGGGGGAGACAAGGTGACAGGGCGGTAATCGCACTGGTGGACAATCAGCCCGCAGGTGCTGCCTGGTACAGGCTATTTGACGAGACGAACCAGGGCTACGGATTTGTGGATGCGCAGACGCCGGAATTAGGCGTTGCTATTCGGTCTGACTACAGGCAGCAGGGATTGGGAATCAGGCTTATGGAGGGCATCATACAGCAAGCTTTATCCGATGGATACCCGTCACTTTCGCTCAGTGTTGATTCGGAGAATCAGGCGGCCGTCCGGTTATATAACAAGCTCGGCTTCGAGTATGTCGGGACAGCCGGTACCTCATGGACTATGAAGCTGAATCTCAGGGACAAAGTCTAA
- a CDS encoding YqzM family protein, with protein sequence MDVNVNAQVRDPREHINEEPRNDLGDLLAGFFGMTGFMTVVFFGMVIIKFLSE encoded by the coding sequence ATGGACGTCAATGTCAACGCACAGGTCCGTGACCCGCGGGAGCATATCAATGAGGAGCCCCGCAATGATCTCGGTGATCTGCTGGCCGGTTTCTTCGGAATGACCGGCTTCATGACCGTGGTCTTTTTCGGAATGGTGATCATCAAGTTTTTGTCTGAATAG